Part of the Sphingobacterium sp. LZ7M1 genome, TTGTAAACCCTGAAACAGTCATTGTTGCTGTCATCAGGACGGTTTACCGACTTGCCGTTCCAAGTACCGCCACATTTGATTCCAAAGTGGTTGTTGGCACGGGTCGCCAGATAGCTATTGCCGTTTCCAGACTCCAACAGGGCTTGGGCCAATTTGATGCTGGCAGGAATACCATATTTGTTCATTTCCTCAATGGCGATCCCTTTGTAGCGATCGATATAGTCCAGACCACTTGTTGAGGTTCCTTTGTTGCTAGATGATGAAGAGCTGGAACTGGCGGAGCTGTTCGGTCTGCCGTTTGGGTTCTTCAGTGTAGTGTTTCTTTTAGTTCCACAGGAAACAAAAAATAAGGCCAATATTAAACTGGCCAATAAAAACTTCTTCATCTTATCTGACAAATTCGCTTAATTAAGATTTATTTTTTCGTCGTACTTTTCAAGGTCATAAGTGTCGATCGTAGAGATTACCTTTCTCGACCAATCACCGGTCTCTGAATATCCAGATCTAGCGATTCCCTTAATCCATCCCTTATAGTCTTCTGAATTGTGTTTGTCGAACAAGGGCTGCGTAGCCTTTCTTCTTTGGAGAAGTCCCACAAAATCACGGTAAGAATCCAACACCGAACCATATCCTTTATAAGCCGAACGGATCTTTTTACTGTTGTTCTTCCCTTTGATACCAAAGTGGTTGTTCAGATAGCGTGCAATTCTACTGTTGCCATAGGCACTTTCGTGAATTGCTACTGCTAAGATGACAGAGGCCGGAACCCCTGTTTCACGCATTAGCGTTTGAGCTGCCGGACTATGTTTCTCAATGTACGACTTCGTCGTATAATCTTGAGCATAAAGCCCTAAAGTTGAAAGAGTGATAAGTATACATATCACAAAAATCTTTCTACAATATTCTAGCATAAAACTTGTTTTAGTTTAACACTACTTTTTGCGTAGCACAAAAAGCCCATCTCTAATCGGCAGAATAAGTTTTTCAACCCGTTTATCCTCTGCCAAGGTTTGATTTAATTCGATTACTTGCTGTGTTTGCTTGTCGGGGTTCTCATCAAAAACCTTGCCTTTCCATAACACATTGTCAACTAAGATCACACCTCCAGGCCTCACTCGGTCGATCAATGTATTGAAGTAGTACAGGTTCCTTTTTTTATCGGCATCAATGAACACCAGATCAAAAGTCCCTTCAATACTTGGGATCACCTCCGCTGCATCGCCAATATGATACTTGATCTGACTTGCATAGGGCGATTCATCAAAATAAGACTGAACCCGCTCCTGTTGCTCCTCATTGATATCAATGCTATGCAAAACACCCTCATCTTCCAATCCCTCTGCTAAACACAGGGTAGCATATCCTGTAAAAGTTCCAATTTCCAAAGCCAACCTCGGATGTACCATCTTGCTGATCATCGACAGCACTCTTCCTTGGTAATGCCCCGATAACATGTGGGGCATGGTCTCCTTCAGATAGGTCTCTCTATTGACCTTTTTTAACAACGAATTTTCCTCGTCCGTAGTATCTTCCAGATAGCTGTTTAATGGATTAGACTCTTCAAACATACTGCGCAAAGATAAATATTAGCCCCGCATCCAAACAAGAGATATTTTACAAACAGATGATTATCAGCGTGTTAGTTCGTAACAGTAAGTGTATCAAACAGCATTTAAAGGCTTTAAACGCAAGTCACAAAAAGTGAAATTTTTAAACTTTTATTTAAATTACGTCATTATTTTGACCATTTTGTATTTTGGGTTTCAACCCTTCCTCAACGACATTCGATAATTTTTTTGGATGAAGGATATGCTCTAGGTATGGACTTGGTCTCATTCGAGACACATTCGGAAAATTCGGAATGTGTCTCGAATGA contains:
- a CDS encoding glycoside hydrolase family 73 protein; the encoded protein is MLEYCRKIFVICILITLSTLGLYAQDYTTKSYIEKHSPAAQTLMRETGVPASVILAVAIHESAYGNSRIARYLNNHFGIKGKNNSKKIRSAYKGYGSVLDSYRDFVGLLQRRKATQPLFDKHNSEDYKGWIKGIARSGYSETGDWSRKVISTIDTYDLEKYDEKINLN
- a CDS encoding O-methyltransferase, which codes for MFEESNPLNSYLEDTTDEENSLLKKVNRETYLKETMPHMLSGHYQGRVLSMISKMVHPRLALEIGTFTGYATLCLAEGLEDEGVLHSIDINEEQQERVQSYFDESPYASQIKYHIGDAAEVIPSIEGTFDLVFIDADKKRNLYYFNTLIDRVRPGGVILVDNVLWKGKVFDENPDKQTQQVIELNQTLAEDKRVEKLILPIRDGLFVLRKK